The nucleotide window GTTCGATGTGACCCATGCGCTCGCGGCGCACCTTGGCGAGCGTGACTTCCACGCCGCACTTCTCGCAGATCACGCCACGGTGCTTCAGGCGCTTGTACTTGCCGCAAAGGCATTCATAGTCCTTGATCGGACCAAAAATCTTCGCGCAGAACAGACCATCCCGCTCCGGCTTGAACGTGCGGTAGTTGATCGTCTCCGGCTTCTTGACTTCGCCGAACGACCACGAGCGGATCTTGTCCGGCGAGGCCAGACCGATCTTGATCGCGTCAAAAACTTCTTCTTGTTGGACTTGCTTGAATAGATCGAGCAGAGCTTTCATTGCCTTCTCTCCGTAGTCCGATTAGTTGCGGTCGAGGTCGATGTCGATGCCGAGCGAGCGGATTTCCTTCACCAGCACATTGAAGGATTCCGGCATGCCCGCGTCGATCACGTGGTCGCCCTTGACGAGGTTCTCGTACACCTTCGTCCGGCCCGTCACGTCATCGGACTTCACCGTCAACATTTCCTGCAGCACATACGAAGCGCCATACGCTTCGAGCGCCCACACTTCCATTTCACCGAAGCGCTGACCACCGAATTGCGCCTTACCACCCAGCGGCTGCTGCGTGACGAGCGAGTACGGACCCGTCGAACGCGCGTGCATCTTGTCATCGACAAGGTGATGCAGCTTCAGGTAGTGCATGTAGCCCACGGTGACCGTACGCTCGAACATCTCGCCCGTGCGGCCATCGTACAGACGCACCTGGTTCTTCGAGGGCGTCATGCCGAGGTTCGTCGCGATCTCGTCCGGGAACGCCAGGTCGAGCATCTTCGACATTTCCTCTTCGGTCGCACCGTCGAACACCGGCGTTGCGAACGGCACGCCTTCGCGCAGGTTCTTCGCGAGTTCGAGGATTTCGTCGTCGCTGAAGCTGTCGAGGTCTTCCTTGTGGCCCGATTCGTTGTAGATCTTCGTGAGGAACTCACGCATCTCCGCAACCTTCGTCTGACGCTGCAGCATTTCGCCAATACGCCAGCCCAGCCCCTTCGCGGCCCAACCGAGGTGCACTTCGAGAACCTGACCCACGTTCATCCGTGACGGCACGCCGAGCGGGTTCAGCACGACGTCCGCCGGACGGCCATCGGCCATGTACGGCATGTCTTCGATCGGAACGATCTTCGACACCACACCCTTGTTACCGTGACGGCCTGCCATCTTGTCGCCAGGCTGCAGACGGCGCTTCACCGCGAGGTACACCTTGACCATCTTCAGCACGCCCGGCGGCAGTTCGTCGCCTTGCGTGAGCTTCTTGCGCTTTTCTTCGAAGGCCAGATCGAACTGGTGACGCTTCTCTTCGATCGAGTTCTTGATCGCTTCGAGCTGCGCCGCTGCTTCTTCGTCCGCGAGGCGGATGTCGAACCAGTGGTAGTGATCCAGATCTTCGAGGTACGCGCGCTCGATCTTCGTGCCCTTTGCGAGCTTCTTCGGACCGCCGTTCGCAACCTTGCCTTCGAGCATACGTGCGAGACGCTGGAACGCGTCGCCTTCCACGATACGCAACTGGTCGTTCAGGTCGAGGCGATAGCGCTTCAGTTCATCGTCGATGATCTGTTGTGCACGCTTGTCGCGCTGAATGCCTTCACGCGTGAACACCTGCACGTCGATGACCGTGCCGCTCATGCCCGAGGGCACGCGCAGCGACGTATCCTTCACGTCCGAAGCCTTCTCGCCGAAGATCGCGCGCAGCAGCTTTTCTTCCGGCGTGAGCTGGGTTTCGCCCTTCGGCGTGACCTTGCCCACGAGCACGTCGCCCGCTTCGACTTCCGCGCCGATGTACACGATGCCCGACTCGTCGAGACGGCCAAGCTGCACTTCCGCGAGGTTCGAAATATCGCGCGTGATTTCTTCCGGTCCAAGCTTCGTGTCGCGTGCAACGACATTCAGTTCTTCGATGTGGATCGACGTGTAACGGTCGTCAGCAACCACCTTCTCCGAGATCAGAATCGAGTCTTCGAAGTTGTAGCCGTTCCACGGCATGAACGCGATCAGCATGTTCTGGCCGAGCGCGAGCTCGCCCAGATCGGTCGATGCGCCGTCAGCCAGCACGTCGCCGCGCGCAACCTTGTCGCCCATCTTCACGATCGGACGCTGGTTGATGTTCGTGTTCTGGTTCGAACGCGTGTACTTGATGAGGTTGTAGATGTCCACGCCGACTTCACCGGCGACAGCTTCATCATCGTTCACGCGAATCACGATACGGCCCGCGTCGACGTAGTCGACCACGCCGCCACGCAGCGCCTGAACCGTCGTGCCCGAGTCGACCGCAACCGTGCGCTCGATACCCGTACCGACGACCGGCTTTTCCGGACGCAGGCAAGGCACGGCCTGACGCTGCATGTTCGAACCCATCAGTGCACGGTTCGCGTCGTCGTGCTCGAGGAACGGAATCAGCGAGGCTGCAACCGAGACGATCTGCGACGGCGCCACGTCCATGTACTGGATGCGGTCCGGCGTGACCATCAGCGTTTCGCCCGCTTCACGCGACGACACGAGTTCGTCGGTCAGCGTGCCGTCTTCAGCCACCGCCGCGTTCGCCTGAGCGATCACGTAACGGCCTTCTTCGATCGCCGACAGGTAGTCGATCTGGTCGGTCACCTTGCTGTCCACGACCTTGCGATACGGCGTTTCGAGGAAGCCGTATTCGTTCAGGTGCGCGTACAGAGCGAGCGAGTTGATCAGACCAATGTTCGGACCTTCGGGCGTCTCAATCGGACACACGCGGCCGTAGTGGGTCGGGTGCACGTCACGGACTTCAAAGCCAGCGCGCTCGCGCGTCAGACCGCCCGGGCCAAGTGCCGAAACACGGCGCTTGTGGGTGATTTCCGACAGCGGGTTGGTCTGGTCCATGAACTGCGACAGCTGCGACGAACCGAAGAACTCGCGAATCGCCGACGAAATCGGCTTCGAGTTGATCAGGTCGTGCGGCATCAGGTTTTCACTTTCGGCCTGGCCGAGGCGTTCCTTTACCGCACGTTCGACACGTACGAGACCCGCGCGGAATTGATTTTCCGCGAGTTCGCCCACGCAACGCACGCGACGGTTGCCCAAGTGGTCGATGTCGTCCACTTCGCCCTTGCCGTTGCGCAGTTCGACGAGGATCTTGATGGTCGCGAGAATGTCGTCGTCCTGCAGCGTCATCGGGCCGACGATTTCGTCACGGCCCACGCGGCGGTTGAACTTCATACGACCCACCTTCGAGAGGTCGTACGCTTCTTCGCTGTAGAACAGGCGGTTGAACAGCGCCTCGACCGCTTCTTCGGTCGGCGGCTCGCCCGGACGCATCATGCGGTAGATCGCGATGCGCGCAGCCATCTTGTCGGCGGTTTCGTCGATACGCAGCGTCGACGAGATGTACGGACCCTGGTCCAGATCGTTCGTGTAGAGCGTCTGGATGTCCTTGATCTTCGCTTCGCGCAGCTTCTCGAGCACGCTTTCGGTGATCTCGTCGTTCGCGTTCGCGATCACTTCGCCCGTGTCGCCGTCGACGACGTTCTTCGCGAGAACGCGGCCGAGCAGATAATCTTCGGGGACCGAAATGTAGGTCGTCTTCGCGGTTTCGAGGTCGCGAATGTGCTTCGCGTTGATCCGCTTGTCCTTCTGGACGATGACCTTGCCTTCGCGATCGCTAATGTCGAAGCGCGCGACTTCACCGCGCAGACGCTCCGGCACGAACTCCATCTGTGCGCCTTCCGGCATCAGCGTGAAGTTGTCGAACACGAAGAAGTTCGCGAGGATCTGTTCCGGCGTGAGGCCAATAGCCTTCAGCAGGATCGTGACCGGCATCTTGCGGCGACGGTCCACACGGAAGTACAGCACGTCCTTCGGGTCGAACTCGAAGTCGAGCCACGAACCGCGGTAAGGAATGATACGTGCCGAGAACAGGAGCTTGCCCGAGCTGTGCGTCTTGCCCTTGTCGTGTTCGAAGAACACGCCAGGCGAGCGGTGCAGCTGCGAGACGATGACACGCTCGGTGCCGTTGATAACGAACGAACCGGTCGGCGTCATGAGCGGAATTTCGCCCATGTACACTTCCTGTTCCTTCACTTCCTTCACGACCGGCTTGCTCGGCGATTCCTTGTCGAGCAGGACGAGACGGACCTTGGCGCGCAGCGCCGAGCAGTACGTCAAACCGCGTTGCTGGCATTCCTTGATGTTGAATGCCGGCGACGACAGCATGTAGCTGACGAACTCTAGACGAGCAAAGCCGTTATGGGAAACAATAGGAAAAACGGACGAAAACGCTGCCTGCAGACCTTCCGGTTTGCGTTGTGCGGTCGCCGTTTCTGCTTGCAGGAAAGTGCTGAATGATTCAAGCTGGGTAGCCAGCAGGAAAGGAACCTGGTGAACGATGGGGCGTTTCGCGAAACTCTTGCGAATACGCTTCTTCTCGGTGAAGGAATAGTGCATACGATCTCCGAATCACGGCGGGTAGGACGACCCGAGTGTTCACCGACTGAGACCCGATGGCTTCGCGAGCCCTGGAAGCTTGGTGGTTGGCCTCTACCAACCGCTGGCTGACGGCAACGGATTTCGGCTTGTCATAACTTGCCCGCTGCCCGACCAAACTTGCCTTCTGCAGTCGCTTCAGAAGACAAAGAGAAGCGTCGTGCGCCCTGATGGTGCCCTTGAGGCTTCCACCCAGCGAAAGACGTTTTTCTTTGGCTTCTAGGTCCCGCATCCCGCCTCCGACTTCTAAAAAATCGAACACAAAAACGCAGAACCCACAAAGCACAAAAAGGCCGGCGGTGTAAAAACCGCCAGCCTTCGCACAGCGCGCTGAAACTTACTTGATTTCAGCCTTTGCGCCGGCTTCTTCCAGCTTCTTCTTCGCTTCTTCAGCAGCAGCCTTGGGCACCGCTTCCTTCACGGGCTTCGGTGCGCCGTCGACCAGGTCCTTCGCTTCCTTCAGGCCGAGACCCGTCAGTTCACGAACGGCCTTAATGACCGAAACCTTGTTCGCGCCTGCTTCGAGCAGGTTGACCGTGAATTCGGTCTGCTCTTCAGCAGCAGCAGCAGCGCCGCCGCCTGCCGGGCCAGCGACTGCCACAGCAGCTGCCGACACGCCAAACTTCTCTTCGAAAGCCTTGACCAGTTCGTTCAGTTCGAGAACCGACATCGAGCCAACGGCTTCGAGGATGTCTTCTTTTGCGATTGCCATTTGAAATTACTCCAGATTTGAATTCGGAAACAGCTAGCGATCTTTCTCGCTTGCCTGTCGTTATTAAGCAGCTTCGGCTTGCTTCTTTTCCGCCAGCGCGGCCAGAGCGCGCGCCATACCGGAAACCGGAGCCTGCATAACGAACAGCAGCTTCGAGAGCAGTTCTTCGCGGCTCGGGATGCTGGCCAGCGCTTGCACGCCTGCCTTGTCCATCACCTTGCCTTCGTAGGAACCAGCCTTGATGACCAACTTGTCATTGCCCTTCGCGAAGTCATTGACGACCTTCGCAGCAGCAATTGCATCTTCCGAGATGCCGTAGATCAGGGGGCCAGTCATCTGCTCTGCCAGCGGAGCAAACGGGGTACCTTCGACAGCGCGACGCGCCAGCGTGTTCTTCAACACGCGGAGGTACACCTGCTGCTCACGCGCTTTCGCGCGCAGCTTGGTCAGATCGCCAACCGCGATTCCACGATACTCGGCCAACACGACGGTCTGAGCCTTCGCGACTTGCGCGGAGACTTCAGCCACGACGGCCTGCTTACCTTCTTTGTTCAGTGGCACGGTTAACCTCCAGATTCGACACACTTTGCTTTCGCTACATGTGCCGCGTTCAACAACGGCGACCGACCAGTCCGGAGTAAATCAGTTTGCATCGTCAGGCGTTACCACCTGCATCCGCTCACATCAGCACTTCAAAACCTTTTCGGGTTCGCCATCTGCGTTGGCTTTGCATTAAGGAAGCGCCCAACTGCTGCACCTCCGCCAACGGTCTTTGACAACCGGTTGCACCGCGCTTACTGCCGCCGCACAACCGCCCAAAGCCCTTTAAATCCGCACTGCCGCCCCATTCATCACGATACGGAGCCTCAGCGCGGCAAAACTATTACGCTGCGAGCGACGTTTGGTCGACGCGAACGCCAACGCCCATCGTGCTCGAGACTGCGATCTTGCGCAGGTACACGCCCTTGCTCGTTGCCGGCTTCGCCTTGGTCAGCGCTTCGAGGAGCGCGTCCAGGTTGCTGCGCAGCGCGGTCGGCTCGAACGATGCACGGCCGATGGTCGCGTGGATGATACCGGCCTTATCGACACGGAATTGCACCTGACCAGCCTTCGCGTTCTTGACCGCAGTCGCCACGTCCGGCGTCACAGTGCCGACCTTCGGGTTCGGCATGAGGCCGCGCGGGCCGAGGATCTGACCGAGCGTACCGACAACGCGCATCGTGTCCGGCGAAGCGATCACGATGTCGAAGTTCAGGTTGCCGCCCTTGATCTGTTCGGCGAGGTCTTCCATACCGACGATCTCAGCGCCTGCTGCCTTGGCTTGCTCAGCCTTTTCACCTTGCGCGAACACTGCAACGCGGACCGACTTGCCGGTACCGGCGGGCAGAACGACCGAGCCGCGAACGACCTGGTCCGACTTCTTCGCATCGATGCCGAGCTGCACTGCGACGTCGATCGACTCGTCGAACTTCGCCGTGGCGCATTCCTTCACGAGCGACAGCGCGTCGCCGATCGGGTACTGCTTCTGGCGATCGATCTTGGCAGCCAGTGCCTTTTGACGCTTGGAAACCTTAGCCATTTACACGCCCTCCACGACAATGCCCATCGAGCGGGCGCTACCAGCGATCGTGCGGACCGCTGCGTCCATATCGGCTGCCGTGAGGTCCGGCATCTTGGTCTTGGCGATTTCCTCGGCTTGCGCGCGGGTAATCGTAGCGACCTTGTCGGTGTGCGGCTTGGCCGAACCCTTGTCGACCTTCGCTGCCTTCTTGATCAGAACCGTAGCCGGCGGCGTCTTCAGGATGAACGTGAAGCTCTTGTCCGCGAATGCCGTGATCACGACCGGAACCGGCAGACCCGGCTCCATGGCTTGAGTCTGCGCGTTGAACGCCTTGCAGAACTCCATGATGTTCAGGCCGCGTTGACCCAGTGCCGGGCCAACCGGCGGCGACGGATTGGCTTTACCTGCAGGAATCTGCAGCTTGATAAAGCCGATGATTTTCTTTGCCATGTTGAAAACCTCTTTGGAACGCGTGAGCGTTCTGGTGAGTGGTAGCGCGCGCTCGCCACAATCTTCGCTGTGCCAACTGCTTTGGCGACATCTACAGCCGACTGGACTACTGGCGCTCCTCTACGGCCGTAACGCGGACCGTAAGCGCGGAAAAACGGATCGCACCAGAGGCGCGATCCGTAGTATTCGATTTACAGCTTTTCGACCTGGCCGAATTCGAGTTCGACCGGTGTGGCGCGACCGAAAATGGTGACGGAGACTCGGACACGCGACTTTTCGTAGTTGACTTCTTCGACGCTGCCGTTGAAGTCCGTGAACGGACCTTCCTTCACGCGGACCATCTCGCCGACTTCGAACAGGGTCTTAGGGCGCGGCTTCTCAACGCCTTCCTGCATCTGCGACATGATCTTTTCGACTTCGCGCGGCGAAATCGGGCTCGGGCGGTTACGCGCCCCGCCAACGAAACCGGTTACCTTTGCCGTGTTCTTCACGAGGTGCCACGTTTCGTCCGTCATTTCCATCTCAACCAGGACGTAGCCCGGGAAGAAACGACGCTCAGTTACTGATTTGTGACCACCCTTCACCTCGACCACTTCTTCAGTCGGGACGAGGATTTGACCAAACTTGTCTTGCATGCCAGCACGTTCGATGCGCTCCTGAAGCGCACGTTGCACGCTCTTCTCCATGCCGGAGTAGGCGTGCACCACGTACCAACGTTTTCCGCTCGGGGATGCCGGTGTATCGCTCATATCATTTCCAACCCAGAATCGCCGAGAAAATCACCCATTCGATGGATTTGTCGCAAACCCACAGAACGATGGCCATTACCAGCACAAAACCGAAGACCACCAGCGTCGTTTGCGTGGCCTCTTTGCGAGTCGGCCAGACGACCTTGCGAACTTCCTTGTACGAGTCTTTGGCAAACGCGATGAAGCTCTTGCCGGGCGCCGAGAGAAGACCGACTACCACCCCCGCGATCACGCCCACTGCGAGCGCTGCACCGCGGACATACCACTCCTGGCTACCGAGCCAGTAGAACCCTACGAACCCGGCCACAACCAACAATACGCCCGCCGCAAGCATCAGCTTGTCGCTGGAAGTATTAACAGTTTCGACGGAAGGATTCGCCATAACACCTTAAAGAACAACGCGCCGAAGCGCGAGAAGTTGGCAGGGGCAGAGGGAATCGAACCCCCAACCTTCGGTTTTGGAGACCGACGCTCTGCCAGTTGAGCTATACCCCTAAACCATTTTGGGGTTGGCGGCATCGCCAACCCCGAAACCACTTAGTCGATCAACGAGACTGGCAAAAACTTACTCGATGATCTTCGCGACCACGCCGGCGCCGACGGTACGGCCACCTTCGCGGATTGCGAAGCGCAGACCTTCTTCCATCGCGATCGGAGCGATCAGCTTCACCGTGATCGACACGTTGTCGCCCGGCATGACCATTTCCTTGTCCTTCGGCAGCTCGATCGAGCCCGTCACGTCCGTCGTACGGAAGTAGAACTGCGGACGGTAGTTGTTGAAGAACGGCGTGTGACGGC belongs to Paraburkholderia flagellata and includes:
- the rpoB gene encoding DNA-directed RNA polymerase subunit beta, yielding MHYSFTEKKRIRKSFAKRPIVHQVPFLLATQLESFSTFLQAETATAQRKPEGLQAAFSSVFPIVSHNGFARLEFVSYMLSSPAFNIKECQQRGLTYCSALRAKVRLVLLDKESPSKPVVKEVKEQEVYMGEIPLMTPTGSFVINGTERVIVSQLHRSPGVFFEHDKGKTHSSGKLLFSARIIPYRGSWLDFEFDPKDVLYFRVDRRRKMPVTILLKAIGLTPEQILANFFVFDNFTLMPEGAQMEFVPERLRGEVARFDISDREGKVIVQKDKRINAKHIRDLETAKTTYISVPEDYLLGRVLAKNVVDGDTGEVIANANDEITESVLEKLREAKIKDIQTLYTNDLDQGPYISSTLRIDETADKMAARIAIYRMMRPGEPPTEEAVEALFNRLFYSEEAYDLSKVGRMKFNRRVGRDEIVGPMTLQDDDILATIKILVELRNGKGEVDDIDHLGNRRVRCVGELAENQFRAGLVRVERAVKERLGQAESENLMPHDLINSKPISSAIREFFGSSQLSQFMDQTNPLSEITHKRRVSALGPGGLTRERAGFEVRDVHPTHYGRVCPIETPEGPNIGLINSLALYAHLNEYGFLETPYRKVVDSKVTDQIDYLSAIEEGRYVIAQANAAVAEDGTLTDELVSSREAGETLMVTPDRIQYMDVAPSQIVSVAASLIPFLEHDDANRALMGSNMQRQAVPCLRPEKPVVGTGIERTVAVDSGTTVQALRGGVVDYVDAGRIVIRVNDDEAVAGEVGVDIYNLIKYTRSNQNTNINQRPIVKMGDKVARGDVLADGASTDLGELALGQNMLIAFMPWNGYNFEDSILISEKVVADDRYTSIHIEELNVVARDTKLGPEEITRDISNLAEVQLGRLDESGIVYIGAEVEAGDVLVGKVTPKGETQLTPEEKLLRAIFGEKASDVKDTSLRVPSGMSGTVIDVQVFTREGIQRDKRAQQIIDDELKRYRLDLNDQLRIVEGDAFQRLARMLEGKVANGGPKKLAKGTKIERAYLEDLDHYHWFDIRLADEEAAAQLEAIKNSIEEKRHQFDLAFEEKRKKLTQGDELPPGVLKMVKVYLAVKRRLQPGDKMAGRHGNKGVVSKIVPIEDMPYMADGRPADVVLNPLGVPSRMNVGQVLEVHLGWAAKGLGWRIGEMLQRQTKVAEMREFLTKIYNESGHKEDLDSFSDDEILELAKNLREGVPFATPVFDGATEEEMSKMLDLAFPDEIATNLGMTPSKNQVRLYDGRTGEMFERTVTVGYMHYLKLHHLVDDKMHARSTGPYSLVTQQPLGGKAQFGGQRFGEMEVWALEAYGASYVLQEMLTVKSDDVTGRTKVYENLVKGDHVIDAGMPESFNVLVKEIRSLGIDIDLDRN
- the rplL gene encoding 50S ribosomal protein L7/L12; the encoded protein is MAIAKEDILEAVGSMSVLELNELVKAFEEKFGVSAAAVAVAGPAGGGAAAAAEEQTEFTVNLLEAGANKVSVIKAVRELTGLGLKEAKDLVDGAPKPVKEAVPKAAAEEAKKKLEEAGAKAEIK
- the rplJ gene encoding 50S ribosomal protein L10, whose product is MPLNKEGKQAVVAEVSAQVAKAQTVVLAEYRGIAVGDLTKLRAKAREQQVYLRVLKNTLARRAVEGTPFAPLAEQMTGPLIYGISEDAIAAAKVVNDFAKGNDKLVIKAGSYEGKVMDKAGVQALASIPSREELLSKLLFVMQAPVSGMARALAALAEKKQAEAA
- the rplA gene encoding 50S ribosomal protein L1 encodes the protein MAKVSKRQKALAAKIDRQKQYPIGDALSLVKECATAKFDESIDVAVQLGIDAKKSDQVVRGSVVLPAGTGKSVRVAVFAQGEKAEQAKAAGAEIVGMEDLAEQIKGGNLNFDIVIASPDTMRVVGTLGQILGPRGLMPNPKVGTVTPDVATAVKNAKAGQVQFRVDKAGIIHATIGRASFEPTALRSNLDALLEALTKAKPATSKGVYLRKIAVSSTMGVGVRVDQTSLAA
- the rplK gene encoding 50S ribosomal protein L11: MAKKIIGFIKLQIPAGKANPSPPVGPALGQRGLNIMEFCKAFNAQTQAMEPGLPVPVVITAFADKSFTFILKTPPATVLIKKAAKVDKGSAKPHTDKVATITRAQAEEIAKTKMPDLTAADMDAAVRTIAGSARSMGIVVEGV
- the nusG gene encoding transcription termination/antitermination protein NusG; translated protein: MSDTPASPSGKRWYVVHAYSGMEKSVQRALQERIERAGMQDKFGQILVPTEEVVEVKGGHKSVTERRFFPGYVLVEMEMTDETWHLVKNTAKVTGFVGGARNRPSPISPREVEKIMSQMQEGVEKPRPKTLFEVGEMVRVKEGPFTDFNGSVEEVNYEKSRVRVSVTIFGRATPVELEFGQVEKL
- the secE gene encoding preprotein translocase subunit SecE — its product is MANPSVETVNTSSDKLMLAAGVLLVVAGFVGFYWLGSQEWYVRGAALAVGVIAGVVVGLLSAPGKSFIAFAKDSYKEVRKVVWPTRKEATQTTLVVFGFVLVMAIVLWVCDKSIEWVIFSAILGWK